A single region of the Lepus europaeus isolate LE1 chromosome 1, mLepTim1.pri, whole genome shotgun sequence genome encodes:
- the TEX44 gene encoding testis-expressed protein 44 encodes MNTEAPGEAHAAGNPRHGPPEATLGSAAHNRSADGPAAGTQGQDATQADGWSARSAAAPDRLQDLDQPTSQATSPSGDKDKKGAVPGDGQEEPEQVTSLLPQEPAALQVPGSPQSPAWDQLPEDRRAAWSPAVWTSDTQGKERTPQTASVLGQLEPAAATPGAMAPSALDADAQPLQASSPEAFDPDSGALLASESQLVMEEDSTDSSRDLQFQSFPPSPGGSSPPSPGPRQLGRGRLLDSDLYEADEENNYMRSMSSLLGGGEGSISSLADLLVWSESTMGMGMAVGFLASGHSSPTDLLHSTGPSLRSVSSILGNASSAFSSGLTSGTGSALRSVTHVLETVERRTMEGIRSAMRYLTSHLPLRRAHAGPNGD; translated from the coding sequence ATGAACACCGAGGCCCCGGGAGAGGCCCACGCTGCCGGCAACCCCCGCCATGGCCCTCCCGAGGCCACCCTGGGCAGCGCGGCACACAACAGGTCTGCAGATGGcccagcagcagggacccagggccaAGACGCCACCCAGGCAGATGGCTGGTCGGCCCGCAGCGCCGCAGCACCCGACAGACTGCAGGACCTAGACCAGCCCACTTCCCAGGCCACGTCACCATCTGGGGACAAAGACAAGAAGGGAGCCGTTCCAGGTGATGGACAGGAGGAGCCTGAACAGGTCACGTCTCTGCTTCCCCAAGAGCCTGCTGCCCTGCAGGTGCCCGGGAGCCCCCAGAGTCCGGCGTGGGACCAGCTGCCTGAAGACAGGCGGGCGGCTTGGAGTCCCGCGGTCTGGACAAGTGACACCCAGGGCAAGGAAAGGACCCCGCAGACGGCGAGTGTCCTCGGGCAGCTGGAACCGGCTGCAGCCACCCCGGGAGCTATGGCTCCTTCCGCCCTCGATGCTGACGCTCAGCCCCTGCAGGCCAGCAGCCCCGAGGCCTTTGACCCGGACAGCGGGGCTCTGCTGGCCAGTGAGTCCCAGCTGGTGATGGAGGAGGACTCCACGGACAGCTCGAGGGACCTGCAGTTCCAGtcgttccctccctccccagggggcAGCTCCCCGCCCTCGCCGGGCCCCAGGCAGCTGGGCCGGGGCAGGCTTCTGGACTCCGACCTGTACGAGGCCGACGAGGAGAACAACTACATGCGCTCCATGAGCAGCCTGCTGGGCGGCGGTGAGGGCTCCATCAGCTCCCTGGCCGACCTGCTGGTGTGGTCCGAGTCCACCATGGGCATGGGCATGGCCGTGGGCTTCCTGGCCTCGGGCCACAGCTCCCCCACGGACCTGCTGCACAGCACGGGGCCCAGCCTGCGCTCGGTGTCCAGCATCCTGGGGAACGCCAGCTCGGCCTTCTCGTCCGGGCTGACTTCTGGCACCGGCTCGGCTCTGCGCTCCGTCACCCACGTGCTGGAGACGGTGGAGCGGCGGACGATGGAGGGCATCCGATCCGCCATGCGCTATCTCACCAGTCACCTCCCTCTGCGCCGGGCCCACGCCGGCCCCAACGGCGACTAG